One window of Prochlorococcus marinus XMU1405 genomic DNA carries:
- a CDS encoding PLP-dependent transferase, whose product MRDLLKKPIWKNFELGYAIPDSIHAVSVALPTWNDVINYEEKDQECMNLLKSIYPRFGLNPIVKRLCEKVKKQNYYNNKSIWPYPNESIAFKAKKYIDRNTPEQFSLIEKRNNLAFLITEKEGSIYAKYFWQHTGLGLSSRAAAIELGLEDCPPKSYVNECSQRIKNRISKSTKINSNDIHLTSSGMSALHTSLEIIYKLFPAKPTLQIGFPYVDVLKLPMNIFHGAKLITEENSADIELEIKRINPSALIIELPSNPMLKCVNIKKISKIAKKLNIPLIVDDTIGSNLNINSLEHADIVFTSLTKIFSGSGDILAGSLILNPKSKWIDQFRNALNEINLPTLSDGDTVYLDKVSRDVNQRVFEQNKACLELKKRLETHSEIKNIFHPENCPNFNSLLTSDGGYGCLLSFELNGGLNKAKKFYDSLKVSKGPSLGTKFTLVCPYVLLAHYDELDWAESFGIPSHLIRVSVGLEDQAQLWETFSEALNNL is encoded by the coding sequence TTGAGAGATTTACTTAAAAAACCTATATGGAAAAATTTTGAGTTGGGATATGCAATTCCTGATAGTATTCATGCCGTTTCTGTAGCATTACCAACTTGGAATGATGTAATAAATTACGAGGAAAAAGATCAAGAATGCATGAATTTATTGAAGTCCATTTACCCACGATTCGGGCTAAACCCCATAGTGAAAAGATTATGCGAAAAAGTAAAAAAGCAAAATTACTACAACAATAAAAGTATCTGGCCATATCCGAATGAAAGCATAGCTTTTAAAGCTAAAAAATACATTGATAGAAATACTCCTGAACAATTCTCGTTAATAGAAAAAAGAAATAATTTAGCTTTCTTAATAACTGAAAAAGAAGGAAGTATTTATGCAAAATATTTTTGGCAACATACTGGTCTTGGTCTATCTTCAAGGGCTGCTGCTATAGAACTAGGTCTTGAAGATTGCCCTCCAAAATCTTATGTCAATGAATGTTCTCAAAGAATAAAAAATAGAATTTCTAAATCTACAAAAATTAACTCTAATGATATTCACTTAACTTCATCTGGAATGTCTGCATTGCATACATCATTAGAAATCATATATAAATTATTTCCAGCTAAACCAACACTCCAAATTGGTTTTCCATATGTAGATGTACTTAAATTACCAATGAATATCTTTCACGGAGCTAAGTTAATTACAGAAGAAAATAGCGCGGATATTGAATTAGAAATCAAAAGAATAAATCCATCAGCATTAATTATTGAACTCCCGAGTAATCCAATGCTCAAATGTGTAAACATTAAAAAAATTTCAAAAATAGCAAAAAAGTTAAATATTCCCTTAATTGTTGACGATACAATTGGTTCAAATTTAAATATAAATTCCTTAGAACATGCAGATATAGTTTTTACTTCACTTACAAAAATTTTTTCAGGAAGTGGTGACATTCTTGCCGGATCATTGATACTAAATCCAAAAAGCAAATGGATTGATCAATTTAGAAATGCATTAAACGAGATTAATCTTCCAACACTTTCCGATGGAGATACAGTTTATCTAGATAAAGTTAGTAGAGATGTAAATCAAAGAGTTTTTGAACAAAATAAAGCATGTTTAGAATTAAAAAAAAGATTAGAGACCCATAGCGAGATTAAAAATATTTTCCATCCTGAAAATTGTCCAAATTTTAATTCTTTACTTACTTCTGATGGGGGATACGGCTGCTTATTATCGTTTGAATTGAATGGAGGATTGAACAAAGCTAAAAAGTTTTATGATTCTCTAAAAGTGTCTAAAGGACCTAGTTTAGGTACAAAATTTACTCTAGTTTGTCCTTATGTTTTACTAGCTCATTATGACGAGTTGGATTGGGCTGAAAGTTTTGGTATACCCTCGCACCTTATTAGAGTATCAGTTGGATTAGAAGACCAAGCTCAATTATGGGAAACCTTTTCTGAGGCACTAAATAATTTATAA
- a CDS encoding trans-sulfuration enzyme family protein, producing the protein MGNKENNIKKPGFKTLSIHHGETFAEETGCVMPPIFSTSTFKHGNKDHFDYTRSGNPNFRILENILKSIEDSKYCTVFGSGISAVTAISSTLKSGDKILCESNLYGCTVRMFEKVFKKFGLEVLYTDFTNENNIKKISNFEPTLIWLESPTNPLLKVLDIKAICDEANKLEIPVVVDNTFSTALIQKPLDLGATLSVVSTTKFINGHSDALGGAVLTNNEEWNSKMLFSQKALGLQPSPFDSWLITRGVKTLPLRIEQQTKSAEFISEELGNHKIISEIIYPFNQEHPQFNLAKSQMKSGGSMITLKLNLNKEDTFKFCKSLKYFSLAESLGGVESLICHPATMTHASVDDKTKNLLGIDDALIRLSIGCEDTNDLISDILFALTKF; encoded by the coding sequence ATGGGAAATAAGGAAAATAATATAAAAAAGCCAGGTTTTAAGACCTTATCTATTCATCATGGGGAAACATTTGCAGAAGAAACTGGATGCGTTATGCCTCCTATTTTTTCTACATCTACTTTCAAACATGGAAATAAAGATCATTTCGACTACACCAGATCAGGCAATCCAAACTTTAGAATTCTAGAAAACATCCTTAAATCAATAGAAGATTCTAAATACTGTACAGTTTTTGGATCTGGAATTAGCGCAGTAACTGCAATTTCATCAACACTAAAATCAGGAGACAAGATACTCTGCGAGTCAAATCTCTATGGTTGTACAGTGAGGATGTTCGAAAAAGTTTTCAAGAAATTTGGACTAGAAGTTTTATACACAGATTTTACAAACGAAAATAATATCAAAAAAATTTCAAACTTCGAGCCAACCTTGATATGGCTAGAAAGTCCAACTAATCCACTTTTGAAAGTACTTGATATTAAGGCGATTTGTGATGAAGCGAATAAACTCGAAATACCAGTAGTTGTAGACAACACATTTTCTACAGCGCTTATTCAAAAACCATTGGACCTTGGTGCAACACTATCGGTTGTAAGCACCACAAAATTCATTAATGGGCATAGTGACGCACTTGGCGGAGCAGTACTGACAAATAATGAGGAATGGAATAGTAAGATGCTTTTCTCTCAAAAAGCTCTCGGGCTTCAACCATCTCCTTTTGATAGTTGGCTCATTACGAGAGGAGTAAAAACTCTTCCTTTAAGAATCGAACAACAAACTAAAAGTGCAGAATTTATTTCTGAAGAATTAGGGAATCATAAAATAATTAGTGAAATAATTTACCCTTTTAATCAAGAACATCCACAATTTAATTTAGCAAAATCACAAATGAAATCTGGAGGTTCAATGATCACTTTAAAATTAAATTTAAATAAAGAGGATACTTTTAAATTTTGCAAATCTCTCAAATATTTCTCTTTAGCAGAAAGCCTTGGAGGAGTTGAAAGTTTAATTTGTCACCCTGCAACAATGACTCATGCTTCTGTTGATGACAAAACAAAAAATCTGCTAGGGATAGATGATGCTCTTATCAGATTATCAATTGGATGTGAAGATACAAACGATTTAATCTCGGACATTTTATTTGCTTTAACTAAATTCTGA
- the rpsD gene encoding 30S ribosomal protein S4 — MSRYRGPRLRVTRRLGELPGLTRKASKKSNPPGQHGQARRKRSEYAIRLEEKQKLRFNYGVSEKQLVRYVKKARAQEGSTGTNLLRLLENRLDNVCFRLGFGGTIPGSRQLVNHGHVTVNGKVLDIAGYQCKSGDEIGIKENKASKKLVEGNIEFPGLANVPPHLDLDKPKLTGKINGKCDREWVALEINELLVVEYYSRKV; from the coding sequence ATGTCAAGATACCGCGGCCCCAGATTAAGGGTTACGCGTCGCTTGGGAGAACTACCAGGTCTCACCAGGAAAGCTTCAAAGAAGTCTAATCCTCCAGGTCAGCACGGCCAAGCCCGTCGCAAGCGATCAGAATATGCAATTCGTCTAGAAGAAAAGCAGAAACTTAGGTTTAATTATGGAGTTTCTGAAAAACAACTAGTACGTTATGTGAAAAAAGCAAGAGCTCAAGAAGGATCTACAGGTACTAACCTACTAAGACTTTTAGAAAACAGACTTGATAATGTTTGTTTTAGATTAGGTTTTGGAGGTACCATTCCAGGCTCAAGACAATTAGTAAATCATGGCCATGTAACCGTTAATGGAAAGGTTCTTGATATTGCTGGTTATCAATGCAAATCAGGCGATGAAATCGGAATTAAAGAAAACAAAGCAAGCAAAAAACTTGTTGAAGGTAATATAGAATTCCCTGGATTAGCAAATGTCCCGCCTCATCTTGATTTAGACAAGCCTAAATTAACGGGAAAAATAAATGGGAAATGCGATAGAGAGTGGGTGGCTCTTGAAATAAACGAACTACTAGTTGTTGAATATTATTCAAGAAAAGTTTAA
- the yidD gene encoding membrane protein insertion efficiency factor YidD, translating into MFKTINKSITSMLLFMIAFYQKWFSPFFGPRCRFIPSCSSYGYEAITRHGPWKGGWLTLKRLSRCHPLTPCGCDPVPD; encoded by the coding sequence GTGTTCAAAACTATTAATAAATCAATTACTTCTATGCTTCTTTTTATGATTGCGTTTTATCAAAAGTGGTTTTCTCCTTTTTTTGGGCCAAGATGCAGATTTATTCCAAGTTGCAGCTCTTATGGATATGAGGCAATTACTAGACATGGTCCCTGGAAGGGAGGGTGGTTAACTTTAAAAAGATTAAGCAGATGTCATCCTTTAACTCCCTGTGGATGTGACCCTGTGCCTGACTAA
- a CDS encoding glutaredoxin family protein: MKIFIFVRQGCCLCDSLKNKLAKINLYELFPNLEELKEIDIDRVDLYKDKYKKYDYEVPVIAVERIRSEEIIELPRISPRLKDDLLKNWFHKNITTILEK, encoded by the coding sequence ATGAAAATATTTATTTTTGTTAGGCAGGGATGTTGCCTTTGTGATTCATTAAAAAATAAACTTGCAAAAATAAATCTTTATGAGTTATTCCCTAATCTAGAGGAGCTTAAAGAAATTGATATTGATAGGGTCGATTTATATAAAGATAAATATAAAAAATATGATTATGAAGTACCTGTTATTGCTGTTGAAAGAATTAGGTCTGAGGAGATCATAGAATTGCCTCGCATTTCTCCAAGATTAAAAGATGATCTATTAAAGAATTGGTTTCATAAAAATATTACTACCATTCTGGAGAAATAA
- a CDS encoding UDP-N-acetylmuramoyl-L-alanyl-D-glutamate--2,6-diaminopimelate ligase: MRSIKLHKLLDLVGIIPSLNLIDQEINNISFNSKEVQKGTLFLGMPGLNVDGGKFCIEAIENGAEAAIIGSAAKEKIGSIDRERILVIEDNLDYIFGQIVAEFWNRPSRKLKLIGVTGTNGKTTITFLLEYLLKKLGKKTALFGTLFNRWPGFSEVASHTTDFADKLQKKLNAAVEAESEFAILEVSSHSIAQNRISGCEFEAAIFTNLTQDHLDYHSDMESYFQTKRKLFFPPYLKEKDGICVLNHDDHWISKLSSDLEKRSLLVSTKITESQFENDDFFFVTDKKFTESGSTCIFHTPREKIQLFVPLVGEFNLMNAIQAITILYKFNFSLKDLSKLIQSFPGAPGRMEKIQIDNNNVSRSLPTVIVDYAHTPDGLKKVLQSIKKLCEGKIITVFGCGGDRDRSKRPLMGSIAEELSDQLFITSDNPRSEEPQRIVNDILMGIKKREKITIEIDRFKAINESIKFAKKKDIVLIAGKGHEDYQILNDKVINFDDRKIAYKLLKEKNKS, from the coding sequence ATGAGATCTATAAAATTACATAAACTTTTAGATTTGGTAGGAATTATTCCTTCATTAAATCTTATCGATCAAGAAATTAATAATATTTCTTTTAACTCTAAAGAAGTACAAAAAGGAACTTTATTTTTAGGAATGCCTGGTTTAAATGTTGATGGAGGAAAATTTTGTATTGAGGCTATTGAAAATGGCGCGGAGGCTGCCATTATTGGGTCTGCTGCAAAAGAGAAAATTGGATCTATTGATCGAGAAAGGATTTTGGTTATTGAGGATAATTTAGATTATATTTTTGGTCAAATTGTCGCTGAGTTTTGGAATAGGCCTTCAAGAAAACTTAAACTTATTGGTGTTACTGGTACAAATGGGAAAACGACAATCACTTTCTTATTGGAATATCTTTTAAAAAAATTAGGGAAAAAGACTGCATTATTTGGGACCCTGTTTAATAGATGGCCTGGCTTCTCAGAAGTGGCTTCTCATACAACTGATTTCGCTGATAAACTTCAAAAGAAATTAAATGCTGCTGTTGAGGCAGAATCTGAATTCGCGATATTAGAGGTAAGTTCACATTCTATTGCTCAAAACAGGATATCAGGATGCGAATTTGAGGCGGCTATTTTTACTAATTTAACTCAAGATCATCTTGATTATCACTCAGATATGGAATCATATTTTCAAACAAAAAGAAAATTATTCTTCCCACCTTACTTAAAAGAAAAAGATGGGATTTGTGTATTAAATCATGATGACCATTGGATATCTAAATTATCATCTGATCTTGAAAAAAGATCTTTATTAGTCTCTACAAAGATTACTGAAAGTCAATTTGAAAATGATGATTTTTTTTTCGTAACAGATAAAAAATTTACTGAAAGTGGTTCCACCTGTATTTTTCATACACCTAGGGAAAAAATTCAACTTTTTGTTCCACTTGTGGGTGAATTTAATTTAATGAATGCGATTCAAGCAATAACAATTTTGTATAAATTTAATTTTTCGTTAAAAGATCTATCAAAGTTAATACAATCTTTCCCTGGTGCTCCTGGGAGAATGGAGAAAATACAAATTGATAATAATAACGTTTCAAGATCTCTTCCAACAGTAATTGTTGATTATGCCCACACTCCTGATGGATTAAAAAAAGTTTTGCAATCAATTAAAAAACTTTGTGAAGGGAAAATAATAACTGTTTTTGGCTGTGGCGGAGATCGTGATCGTAGTAAAAGACCTTTAATGGGATCAATAGCTGAAGAGTTGTCTGATCAACTTTTTATAACTTCAGATAATCCAAGATCAGAAGAACCCCAAAGGATAGTAAATGATATTTTGATGGGTATAAAAAAAAGAGAAAAAATAACAATTGAAATTGATAGATTTAAAGCAATAAATGAATCTATTAAATTTGCCAAAAAAAAAGATATTGTTTTAATTGCAGGTAAAGGACATGAAGACTACCAAATTCTCAATGATAAAGTTATTAATTTTGATGATAGAAAAATAGCTTATAAATTATTAAAAGAAAAAAATAAATCTTAA
- a CDS encoding SDR family NAD(P)-dependent oxidoreductase, giving the protein MKGLALVVGAGGIGTQLAKDLNESEKDLDVVLCGRQSEFNPFWELDIEDSQSLLQLKNKISNHPSKLRLVVNATGRLHSDSLQPEKRLQHLDKKNMMESFSINAFSPILLAKAIEEFIPKDFDFNFASVSARVGSIGDNQTGGWYSYRAAKSAQNQFFKSLSIEWARRFPKATITLLHPGTVDTDLSRPFHKFVPEHKLFSKEKSSQFLINIIKNQSPESTGKFIAWDNSEIPW; this is encoded by the coding sequence ATGAAAGGCTTAGCCTTAGTTGTAGGTGCAGGTGGAATTGGAACACAACTAGCTAAAGATCTGAATGAAAGTGAAAAAGATTTAGATGTTGTTTTGTGTGGAAGACAAAGTGAATTTAATCCTTTTTGGGAATTAGACATAGAGGATTCTCAATCCCTTTTGCAGTTGAAAAATAAAATATCAAATCATCCTTCAAAATTGAGGCTAGTTGTTAATGCTACAGGTAGACTTCATAGTGATTCTCTTCAACCAGAAAAAAGATTACAACATCTTGATAAAAAAAATATGATGGAAAGTTTTTCAATAAATGCCTTTTCTCCTATTTTATTAGCTAAAGCGATTGAAGAATTTATACCAAAAGATTTTGATTTTAATTTTGCAAGTGTAAGTGCAAGAGTTGGTAGCATTGGAGATAATCAAACTGGAGGTTGGTATTCATATAGAGCTGCAAAATCTGCGCAAAATCAGTTTTTTAAATCTTTAAGTATTGAATGGGCTAGACGTTTCCCAAAGGCTACTATCACATTGCTTCATCCAGGAACAGTAGATACTGATTTATCTAGACCTTTTCATAAATTTGTTCCAGAACATAAATTATTTAGTAAAGAAAAATCCTCCCAATTCTTGATTAATATTATTAAAAATCAATCACCAGAATCTACAGGAAAATTTATTGCATGGGACAACTCGGAGATACCTTGGTAA
- a CDS encoding aminotransferase class V-fold PLP-dependent enzyme, whose protein sequence is MRNNLRDQIPALKNKYYFNYGGQGPLPKSSLEAIVKTWEIIQDLGPFTNDMWPFIYKEILTTKRIIAQKLGVNSKNVAFTENISSGMILPFWGIKVEEGEELLISDCEHPGVVAASREFCRRNKLIFKILPIQKIKNLNDENIILEILKNLNSKTKILIISHILWNFGYKIPLKQISIELKNNREDSYLLVDGAQTFGHINIEKEVFYSDLYSITSHKWACGPEGLGAIYVSDRFIHETDPTIIGWKSLKKEQGIYEPSDNLFHDDARKFEIATSCIPLLAGLRNSLDLLDKDCHEKEKNKNIKKLSGKLWDELNQLKGVELVLEKKYLNGIVSFNIENIKDKDKFVKKLGEEKIWIRVLEDPKWFRACVHQMTTEAEVDLLAREIKKILT, encoded by the coding sequence ATGAGAAATAATCTAAGAGATCAAATACCCGCATTAAAAAATAAGTATTATTTCAACTATGGCGGTCAAGGACCATTACCAAAATCTTCTCTAGAAGCAATAGTTAAAACTTGGGAAATTATCCAAGATTTAGGACCATTTACCAATGATATGTGGCCTTTTATTTACAAAGAAATATTGACCACAAAAAGAATCATTGCGCAAAAATTAGGTGTCAATTCAAAGAATGTAGCTTTTACCGAAAATATCTCTTCCGGTATGATTTTGCCCTTTTGGGGAATAAAAGTAGAAGAGGGAGAAGAGTTGTTAATAAGTGACTGTGAACATCCTGGAGTAGTGGCTGCAAGTCGAGAATTTTGCAGAAGAAATAAATTAATATTCAAAATTTTGCCAATCCAAAAAATTAAAAATCTAAACGACGAAAATATAATTTTAGAGATTTTGAAAAATCTAAATAGTAAGACTAAGATCCTAATTATTTCTCATATCTTATGGAACTTTGGATATAAAATTCCTTTAAAACAAATTTCTATCGAATTAAAAAATAATCGAGAAGATTCTTATTTACTTGTTGATGGTGCTCAAACCTTTGGGCACATAAATATTGAAAAAGAAGTTTTTTATTCTGATTTATATTCAATAACTTCTCATAAATGGGCCTGTGGCCCAGAAGGGCTTGGAGCCATTTATGTCTCAGATAGATTTATTCATGAAACAGATCCAACAATAATTGGTTGGAAATCATTAAAAAAAGAACAAGGCATTTACGAGCCTTCAGATAATCTTTTTCATGATGATGCAAGGAAATTTGAAATAGCTACCTCTTGTATTCCTTTACTTGCTGGGCTCCGGAATTCTTTAGATCTTTTGGATAAAGACTGCCATGAAAAAGAAAAAAACAAAAATATCAAAAAATTAAGTGGGAAACTTTGGGATGAATTAAATCAATTAAAGGGTGTTGAATTAGTTTTAGAAAAAAAATATTTAAATGGGATTGTTAGTTTTAATATCGAAAATATTAAAGATAAGGATAAATTTGTAAAGAAACTTGGAGAAGAGAAAATTTGGATTAGAGTTTTAGAAGATCCAAAATGGTTTAGAGCATGCGTACATCAAATGACTACAGAAGCTGAGGTTGATTTACTTGCTAGAGAAATAAAAAAAATATTGACTTAA
- a CDS encoding methyltransferase domain-containing protein, producing MSESCCNTNTSNKAPNQFDHKDAIQERYGSAAQEKESCLCTPVGFNPVLLEAIPQEVIERDYGCGDPTKYVQKNDIVLDLGSGSGKNAFICAQIVGKEGKVIGVDQNPDMLSLSRSASKEVTKNIGFNNTEFLEGSIEKLDVLDKDLNPLIADKSVDIILSNCVLNLVSPESRNNLLNNIKRVLNDNGRIAISDIVSNKKVPLRLQNDHDLWTGCISGAWYEPEFISDFKELGFKNLKFAERSTKPWKVIEDIEFRTVTLVGNI from the coding sequence ATGTCTGAAAGTTGCTGTAATACAAACACATCGAATAAAGCACCTAATCAATTCGATCATAAAGATGCGATTCAAGAAAGATATGGCTCAGCCGCACAAGAAAAAGAAAGTTGTCTTTGTACACCAGTTGGGTTTAATCCCGTTTTACTTGAAGCAATTCCTCAAGAGGTAATAGAAAGAGACTATGGGTGTGGTGATCCAACAAAATATGTTCAAAAAAATGATATAGTCTTAGACCTTGGAAGTGGTAGCGGCAAAAATGCTTTCATTTGTGCCCAAATTGTTGGGAAAGAAGGGAAAGTTATTGGAGTTGATCAGAATCCTGACATGCTTTCTTTATCAAGATCAGCCTCTAAAGAAGTTACAAAAAATATAGGTTTCAACAATACAGAATTTCTAGAAGGTTCAATTGAAAAACTTGATGTACTAGATAAAGATTTAAATCCATTAATCGCAGATAAATCAGTTGATATTATTTTAAGTAATTGCGTTTTAAACTTGGTAAGTCCAGAATCTAGAAATAACCTTTTAAATAACATAAAAAGAGTTTTAAACGATAATGGAAGAATTGCAATTAGCGATATCGTCTCTAACAAAAAAGTTCCTTTAAGATTGCAAAATGATCATGATTTATGGACAGGATGTATTAGTGGAGCATGGTACGAGCCAGAGTTTATAAGTGATTTTAAAGAACTAGGATTTAAAAATTTAAAATTTGCAGAAAGGAGTACTAAACCTTGGAAAGTAATTGAGGATATTGAATTTAGAACAGTAACTTTAGTGGGCAATATTTAA
- a CDS encoding DUF4278 domain-containing protein, translating into MTTLTYRGKNYVQNKEAAKKQLVELTYRRNVYTNRMDDASSSNEKAELNYRGVNYTK; encoded by the coding sequence ATGACTACTTTAACTTACAGAGGTAAAAACTACGTTCAAAACAAAGAAGCTGCTAAAAAGCAACTTGTTGAACTTACCTATAGAAGAAACGTATACACCAACAGAATGGATGACGCTTCTTCAAGTAATGAAAAAGCAGAATTAAATTACAGAGGTGTTAATTACACTAAATAA
- a CDS encoding NifU family protein, with product MSTETLSLTNENVEKVLDELRPFLISDGGNVEIAEIDGPIVKVRLQGACGSCPSSTMTLKMGIERKLKEMIPEISEVVQVL from the coding sequence ATGAGTACTGAAACACTCTCGCTGACAAACGAAAATGTAGAAAAGGTCCTTGACGAGTTAAGACCTTTTTTAATTTCTGATGGAGGTAATGTAGAGATTGCAGAAATAGATGGTCCAATTGTAAAAGTCAGACTTCAAGGAGCATGTGGCAGTTGCCCAAGTAGCACTATGACTCTAAAAATGGGTATTGAAAGAAAGTTAAAAGAAATGATTCCTGAAATAAGCGAAGTTGTCCAGGTTTTATAA
- a CDS encoding malate:quinone oxidoreductase, producing MTSSKNPTNDNSYFDAVLVGAGIMSSTLALLISEVLPDIKFLIIEKLKAPGSESTGAFNNAGTGHAANCELNYTPLDEKGNLKIDKALSINRSFETSMSLWASLYEAGKIDFKKFLKFIPHISFVSGQDNISFLKKRFQKMTENPEFIDMEFSTSFDEISSWAPLITKDRNSSTNIAATRIGRGTDINFEALTKEYLSLVSLNKNVEIRYKTELVDLKKIDKKQWELEISSEGTKTSIRTGYVFLGAGGKTINYLQKSKIPEAKIYGGFPVSGKWLICEKKDLTEKHNSKVYGKADIGSPPMSVPHLDTRWIDNKKLLLYGPFAGFTTKFLKQSSYFDLFSSIKKNNIFSMLDVGFKNNDLINYLISQSLKNHNSRVENLKNMMPSANSSDWYLKNAGQRVQIIKKTEAGGSLKFGTEIVNSSDGSLSALLGASPGASTAVSIMVKVLEKSVLFLNDKHNLQKKINDLIYPELSDSEKNSSLIKDIKKRNNSIFGFHP from the coding sequence GTGACTTCATCTAAAAATCCCACTAATGATAATAGCTACTTTGATGCAGTCTTAGTAGGAGCAGGGATAATGAGCAGTACTTTAGCCCTTCTAATTTCAGAAGTTTTACCAGATATAAAGTTTCTTATTATAGAAAAATTAAAAGCTCCAGGAAGTGAAAGTACTGGTGCTTTTAATAATGCAGGTACAGGACATGCTGCTAATTGCGAATTAAACTATACCCCTTTAGATGAAAAAGGAAATCTTAAAATAGATAAAGCGCTCTCAATAAATCGTTCTTTTGAAACATCTATGTCTTTATGGGCCTCATTGTATGAAGCAGGGAAAATTGATTTTAAAAAGTTTCTAAAATTTATTCCTCATATTAGTTTTGTGTCTGGTCAGGATAATATTTCTTTTTTAAAAAAAAGATTTCAGAAAATGACTGAAAATCCTGAATTTATCGATATGGAATTTTCCACATCTTTTGATGAAATTTCATCATGGGCTCCACTAATAACAAAAGATAGAAATTCATCTACTAATATTGCTGCTACCAGAATAGGTAGAGGAACTGATATTAATTTTGAGGCTTTAACTAAAGAGTATTTGTCATTAGTTTCTTTAAACAAAAATGTTGAAATTAGATACAAAACAGAATTAGTAGATTTAAAGAAAATTGATAAAAAACAATGGGAACTAGAAATTAGTTCAGAAGGTACAAAAACTTCAATTAGAACTGGCTATGTTTTTCTTGGTGCTGGTGGAAAAACAATTAATTATTTACAAAAATCAAAAATTCCAGAAGCAAAAATTTATGGTGGATTTCCTGTTAGTGGGAAATGGCTTATTTGCGAGAAAAAAGATCTAACAGAAAAACATAACTCAAAAGTTTATGGTAAGGCTGATATTGGATCCCCACCAATGTCTGTGCCTCATTTAGATACCAGATGGATTGATAATAAAAAACTTCTTTTATATGGACCTTTTGCAGGATTTACAACAAAATTTTTAAAGCAAAGTTCATACTTTGACTTATTTAGTTCAATTAAAAAGAATAATATTTTTTCTATGTTAGACGTTGGTTTCAAGAACAATGATTTAATTAATTATCTAATATCGCAATCATTAAAGAACCATAACTCAAGAGTTGAAAATTTAAAGAATATGATGCCATCAGCTAATTCGTCTGATTGGTATTTAAAGAATGCTGGTCAAAGAGTTCAAATAATTAAAAAAACAGAAGCTGGTGGTTCTTTGAAATTTGGAACTGAGATTGTAAATTCATCTGATGGATCATTATCTGCTTTGTTAGGGGCATCTCCCGGAGCAAGTACTGCGGTCTCAATTATGGTTAAGGTTCTAGAAAAATCTGTCTTATTTTTAAACGACAAGCATAATCTTCAGAAAAAAATAAATGACTTAATCTATCCAGAACTATCGGACTCTGAAAAAAACAGTAGCTTAATAAAAGACATCAAAAAAAGAAATAATTCCATTTTTGGTTTCCATCCATAA